In Harpia harpyja isolate bHarHar1 chromosome 8, bHarHar1 primary haplotype, whole genome shotgun sequence, a genomic segment contains:
- the STX19 gene encoding syntaxin-19: MRDRLQELKLRAKELQLAGENNGATVQEEEQEDFEQQAIIYEKEPITERHLHEIQKLQNEINNLVEEVHKFSQQQKSLLSSMRRFSVLKKESNIAREIKIQAEHIRKCLDELSKTVKKAENEHGPSRATVRILASQHAFLSQRYLNAMLSYNDAITAKQEKCRRFIVRQLEVAGKEVSEEEVNDMLQQGKWEIFNENLLTEVKITKAQLSEIEQRHKELVNLENQVKDLKELFIQISVLVEEQGEMINNIEISMNNTQEYTQVSKEKFGLAVKYQRRNLCKAVCCWCCPCCK; this comes from the coding sequence ATGAGAGACCGCCTCCAAGAGCTTAAACTGAGAGCTAAGGAACTACAGCTAGCTGGAGAAAACAATGGTGCAACTGTACaagaagaggagcaggaggacTTCGAACAGCAGGCCATTATTTATGAAAAAGAGCCCATAACTGAAAGGCACTTGCATGAAATCCAGAAGCTTCagaatgaaattaataatttggTGGAAGAAGTTCATAAATTCagtcaacaacaaaaaagcctacTATCTTCAATGAGAAGATTCAGTGTTCTTAAAAAGGAATCTAACatagcaagagaaataaaaattcaagcaGAGCACATACGAAAATGTTTGGATGAACTGTCAAAAACAgtgaaaaaggctgaaaatgaaCATGGGCCATCACGTGCCACAGTAAGAATTTTAGCTTCCCAGCACGCTTTCTTATCCCAGCGTTACCTAAATGCTATGCTGTCATACAATGATGCTATAACTGCTAAGCAAGAGAAATGCAGAAGATTTATTGTTCGTCAGCTTGAAGTAGCTGGTAAAGAAGTATCTGAGGAAGAAGTCAATGACATGCTCCAACAAGGAAAATGGGAGATTTTCAATGAAAATCTACTCACTGAAGTAAAAATTACCAAAGCTCAGCTTTCGGAGATTGAACAGAGACACAAAGAACTAGTCAATCTGGAGAACCAGGTCAAAGACTTAAAGGAACTTTTTATCCAGATATCAGTTCTGGTGGAAGAGCAAGGGGAGATGATCAACAACATTGAAATCAGTATGAACAACACTCAAGAATACACTCAAGTATCTAAAGAAAAATTTGGGCTTGCAGTCAAGTATCAAAGAAGAAACCTTTGCAAAGCAGTGTGCTGCTGGTGTTGTCCATGCTGCAAAtga